The DNA window GGTAAACAGAATCCAGCCGACCTTATATCACGTGGTGTTCCTGCAGATCAGCTAGTGAAAAGCAAGCTTTGGATAAATGGACCGGAATGGCTAGCTACCTCAAAATCTTCCTGGCCAGAAACTCATCTTCCTAGTGAAACCACAGTTGCTGAATTAAAAGTCCACAATGCTACGGTTTTGTCCTCCCAAGTACTGCCTCCAGATCGCATATTTCAAGCCTCATCTTCGTTTACTAAGTTGCTTCGCATCGTGAGCTACATAATGAGATTCTACAATAATGCTAAGGTTAAGCCAGAATTGCGAAGCTGCAACCGGAATTTATCCGTCGATGAGTTGCAGGAATCAAAGTGGATTTTAGCGAAGCTTGTCCAGAATGAAGTATTTAAGGAAGAGCTGAATTGCTTGCGCAAAAATCAACCCATACCTAAATCATCATCTCTTCGTTTGCTAGCACCATTCATCGATGAAAAGGGTCTGCTACGTGTTGGTGGAAGATTGAAACGTTCGAGCGTCCCATACGGCGTCAAGCATCCTATTGTGCTTCCGGGTTTTCATCCCTTTACTCGACTTTTGTTGAAACACCATCATCTGAGACTGATCCACGGTGGAATATCAGTGACACTTTCTTCGGCTCGTGACGAGTTTTGGCCTTTACAAGGGAAACGTGCGGTCCGGAGTGTCATTCGAGGTTGTTTCCGCTGCAATCGAGCAAACCCAACGCCAATCCAGCAGCCTGAAGGTCAGCTACCCTCGGTACGAGTAACTGCAAGCAGTACATTTGTATCTACTGGATTGGATTATTGCGGTCCGTTGTTTCTGAGACCGGTGCATCGTAAGGCGGCTCCTCGAAAGTGCTACATCTGCGTGTTCGTATGTATGGCCACTAAGGCAGTGCACCTCGAATTGGTGTCGGATCTGAGCACGATGTCTTTCCTTATGGCTCTCGATCGATTTGTCTCCAGGAGAAATAAGCCGGCACACATTTATTCGGATAATGGTACCAATTTTGTCGGCGCTAACAACTCGCTGCATAGTATTTATGAGATGTTGCAAAAGGACGAAGGCAAGATTTGCAGCCATCTGGCAGATCAGAGCATTCAGTGGCATTTCATACCCCCACGGTCGCCGAACTTTGGAGGATTATGGGAGGCCTCAGTTAAGGTCGCCAAAAGGCAGTTGGTTCGACAGCTTGGATCCGCTATGCTATCGGAGGAAGAAATGGTCACCGTTCTCGTTAAAATCGAGGCCTGCATGAATTCACGTCCGTTAATGGCATTATCGGAAGATCCCAACGACCTTTCCGCGTTAACTCCatctcattttctttttcaagaaGCTTTCACTCCCCTCCCTGAGCCGGATATGTTGACCGTACCATTCAACCGTTTGGGTCACTACCAGCTTCTTCAGAGACATTCGCAAGAATTTTGGCAGAGATGGCGCAACGAGTATTTGAAGACTTTGAACAGTCAGCATTATCCTACTGGGAAGGTGCACCAGTTGAAAGTGGGAGATATGGTGATCATGAAGGACGAGCAGGTACCTGTGGCACGCTGGCCGTTAGCTCGCGTTCATGAGCTGCATCCTGGAGAAGACGGAATCGTTCGAGTTGTGACATTGCGTACAGCCAACGGGCTTGTGAAACGAGCTGTTAACAAATTGCGATATTTAGAATGTTCACgagaaatttgaaaacataGTTGTTCAAAGGGGCCGGGATGTTTGGCAccgaaatgtcaaaacaaaatgagccAACCTGGTTCTATAAAGGTTCTGACAGGAAAAAAAGTCGGATATTGACTGTAGTGAAGTCAGTCGTTTTTTGTTCCCCGGTAGATTACCCACGTTTTTTGTAATCTCCTCCacgttataaaataaaacacaacgtaGGGCAAAAcagttattattaattttaataaagatATTCGGAACAAAACAATCGTCTAGAGGCAGGAAGGAAATAATTTATCGTTCAATAACGAATAACAATTTTTTCCCGATTTTTCATATGATTACCCTATCATCTGCTAGTTAGACATCCTATCAGTAGTTAATATATATTAGTTGtctatttattgtaaaaatttgATAGCTCTATCACTTCATTTTACGGTTACTATGGCCAGAAAAGTGAAGAAACATTGATTTGTAATTTGTTCAAATCGTCGGGTCTGCATGAAATATCTGAACCAAAGACTAGTACTAATTTCGATTCTGACCACCTACCCAGtccagtttaaaataaaaacatgaaacataaatattgGCAAATTGGTCCGCATATCAAACTTACATAAACAATGCACTTTACTTAATCGatcttaattttaataatattaataatacatCGCAAATAGAGCAAATAATCAATCATTTAACAAATCAAATTACTTCTGCTCACTACAAATGCGTTCCTTATTCTataattatgattattataattataataattaattctcccaaatgaattaaaaattaaaaaaagccgCAGACGAAGACATACTACAATAGATTGGCTTACGAAATAAAATCCGAAATCAAACAGACTCGTAACGAAGCGTGGACCCAATGGACCTCATGGTAATGAATACAGGACCTAACAATGACAGAATCTGaaagtttgttaaaataatgaaaggaaatgtttaTTCCATACCCCCTCTTAAGCctcttaattatttaaaatgaaaaaaaaacaaatcacttaaatttcattttgaaaaagCCAATAATGCTACTCTAAATAAAGCTAGTCCGTACGCTAATAAAGTAGAAGAAATAGAgaacaaatttttagaatatcACGTGTCTAACATCACTGTGGATTCCTTACTCACTTACAAAccaaagcaaattaaatttattgtatcaaaacataaagcaaaaaaaaacaacggaactAGATCTTGTATACAATCGTTCGCTGAAGAAACTACctaaaaaaagcaattattttGCATATTAACATTATTAATATTCAACTGctgtataaaattaaattactttccgATTGCTGGGAAAAAGCCAAAGTTATCCCTTGTTTCAAAACTAAAAACGACTTAAGTGGTCTTGGTAAGATCTTAAACTAGAGATAAGAATAACAACtatttttagtgagtcaactcagagtgaatgagtcgttattaggagtcagctcgtttaacgactcatttcggagtcatgaaaaaaaacccgccataaacgtataagtcaTTTATACGGCTTAGGAGGACTAGCAGGGTTAGGACCTTAgatgattttcaaatttatagatatttttaaattttttttcattattttgtaattttttttatttaaagcattatttgagtgaaaagaaacttttttcaaccaattcgcattaaaataaatcaatttttaattttttttcaaaattactcaaaaaaaaggtaaggctatagccttaggaaattttcaaatttatagaacttttttctatacagagcgagcagtatattcacatggctagtttgggtattgtataCATGTATATAATGGGTTAATACTTCTTGATCTAGAAAAGGCATTCGACACAGTTTGGCACTATGGTCTTATTTACAAACTAAtctgtttccattttccacctaaAGATATTTTGATTATCCATTCCTTCCTGTTCGAGGAGATCCTTCCATTAGCGAGGAGTGCCACAAGGAAGTGTACTGTCTCCAacattgtttaacattttcataGCTGATATCCCCAAAAAGGAAATCTTCCAAACGGTATACCTTTGCTGATGATTTAACAAGGGTAAAGAGAAATATGTTTCATATTGCAATGAGtggcaaattaaaaattaacgaTAAAAAATCTGATGCTATTTACTTCACTAGATGTTACTAGTAACAAGAAAATTCCAAATTGAcccttaaaaataaataacacggATATTGCTTTTGGGGGAATGatgtcaaataaataaacggctaactttaaaaaaaacacattaaaaaaaattgtgctacggtcaaaaatctttaaaatcaCTATACTGCTTCGTAAAtagaaaatcaaaattaaatactactgtttaaaattattataaggCCAATTATTCTTAATACATCACCAATCTGATCAAATTGTGTGGAAATGCATATGAAGAAACTgcaattttaccaaaaaagcAAGAATTTTGTACTTGCCACCTTGGCACAGTATCAAGGATATACATGATCGAACTAAACTCCCTATAATTGAACTATTTCTATCAAATGCCTTACATAgatataatgaaaaaatgtgCAAATCTTAGAACTTGAAATTAGGATAAGATAGTGGTTAGAAAAGCAATTGAGATAGGTTTAATACTTAATTTTAAACACCCCTCACGTCTCTTAATGTTATCCTTGTctcttgtttgtctttttcctTCACTCCCGCTTTGAGCTTACATTTAGTTCTGTTTATAATCATTGTTGTTCTTTGTATTAGTTTTTAGGTTTAAAATAGGATAGGGTCATTGTTAAGCCTGATGGTAGATATatgtaataataaataataattaataagcTAGATATAAGGaacaaaattaagaaaagcaactcctgggttttttttttgtaaatttttcccAACTTTACAcattcaatattaaaaaaatctcaaaaacgTCCACGTATAAATATTGTGTTGAGGTTTCAAGTATAGAAAACCAGAATCAATGTAATTTATAACTAGAAATTAagttcaaataataaaatatactactactactgctactgctgttCAAATTGTCTGCCTCATTCAgggaaacaataaaatcagCCAATCTTGGTACACCTCATGTAACGATCGCGGATATTTTTCACAGATTCTGGCACGTCTGGATATCTGGAAATGCGTCATTTGGAGGTCTGATTCCAGCCATCCCATCGTGTTAAGCGACCCGAAGAATCAACCGGATGTTCAGATGAAGAACTGATGTCAATATGGGAAACTCCTTGGTACATTATAATGGacctaaaaaatctaaaaaaaatttatccaaaattagaaaaatcaGATGAAGCGGTCGGTGGTGCCCAAAACATGTTTACCTTCTTCAACTTGCCCCAGCTCAATCCGATCGAAAAATTGTTGTGCCAATTTACAGAGGAAAATCGTCGAAAAAAAGACGTTACAAATTAAAACAGAATTTTTTGTGCTAGTGATAACAACTCATCTATATTTCATTTGATGATCGTACAACAAAATTGGCTCAGTACAACAAACTCgtaaaatagttttgtttttgggaatgTAATGGGAATGTTTCTTTGagtaaaatggatttttttggaatgttttttgtcTGTAAATGTTGTGTCTATTACATACTCTCTTGGTTGAAGCTATAAGATGTATTCGAAAGTGAAGAGATGAAgtgaaaaattcatcttagaaAATTCACGATAAGAACAGGCTTGATTCTTGAGGTTTAGTTAGTTGCGTTAGGCATCCTTGGAAGATTGGTGAGAAGATTGTTAAGTTTGAAAGTACTCTGATCGGACAGTGCATGCTGTagttgtgtgttggtttgcgATTTTGCATCCTTTTTTAAAATCCTTTGGTTAGTTTGCATCCATTATAGTTGACAAATCTAAAAtttgagaagaagaaaaaaaaacagattaaataaacattcgttttaaaaaataaaaaaagggaagcaaaacaaagtcAGCCATACCTACTCCATCCTTGTCAGTTATTCTTCCAGCGGTTGCTGATCGGTCTGTTTGAGTATGCTTTCCAATCGCAGTACCTCGTCTATTTCCAAGCGCAGCGTGTCAATGTCACTTTCGATGCTGTAAAAATCCGGCACGGTGTCGGCATTATCGATTCGTTCGAGCAGTTGCCAAACGCGCGATTCGAACTCCATTGCCATTGGGCCGGAAGCAATGCTGAAGAGATGTATAGTGGCTCCGTACATGTAAAATTTAAGGTTTAGACGTGCTCGGGTGCGCTcagtcatttttgttttccgattCCTTCCTCCGTAGACTGCGTGCCGATGAAAATGCTGATgtggaaaaaacagaaagaaaattcGATATTAATTTTAGGCTGCGTGCTAGATGCGTCACACGATTTGTTTAGGTTTAGAGCAAGTGAACTTTCATTCGATTTTtgatttaccaaaaaaaacaaagactgTTATTGAATGCCTTTTGGTTTAATAAAAACCCTATCTCGAAGAACGATTGTGAGAAGGGTGGTCTTTACGACCTCCAGCGAAGCGACGCGTTTTAGGGCGAGGGACGTATACGATGGGGTTGAGAAGGAAGCAAACCCAAGAACGTAAGTGCTGAACTGAGCTAAAGGGAAGAGACTGACTGAGCTTTTGTATGACGATCGGTGAGATGATGCTGGTTACTCATCAGCTTGGGCAATTGCAAAATCTTGTTCTACGATCTCTCCTAGACACGCGCAATACTTTCAATAtcttattgttattgttgaaGGTGAActttaattcgtttttttctcactttcttTTATCTCAcatcttcattttgttttatcttttactCACTTTAGTACACACCCTTTTCCAAGAAAATGAAGGCTTTTTTGTATGAGATGAatggcttttcttttttttgccgtccAGTTAATAGCCCAGCCTCACTTTCAACAGCCAACGAAAGGCCGTACGCACGATTACGGCGCTCGAATAATACTGAGCGACCAAACGGGATGCCGTTATGTTTGTTCTAGGGGCATCATTCGCAAACACTTAACGGTATGCAGGAAAATGGAAGATAATAACAATCCGCTTTTATTCTACACTAACgaaagtgagagagagagagagtcgcgagaaagagagatataaatggagagagagaaaaaaagagatgaatctttgttttttctctctgttgtgCGGTTTCTGCTTCTGTACCTTTGTTTCAGTGGAAATTCGCGACCACCCAACGAGGCTGCTGCAAACTGGACTGGTCAGTGCTTCGAAGCTTTCacttttttgggaaggaatgaaaacctttttttacgcTTTTTTTGCATCCTTTCAACAGTAACTGTACCCCTAAACgctgaaagaaaacaaaggaaacgATTGATTATTTTACTTGCTATCTGTTAAATTCTAGCGCTCTAATTAACTTCCGACTATTTGGAGAATATTGAGAAACATAGAGCTAATCGCGGGAGAGAATATTCACTCACAGACACTAGAACTAGGCGTAGACGTAGGCTTATGACTAAGAAGATCATCATTCAGGAAATTATTCACTGAAGGGAATAATCAGACGGAACAGTCCCGGAATCAGAAGCGTCAATGGAGCacgaaggaacaaaaaaaaactgagagCGAGAAATGACGCTTCTAGCGATGAAAGATTCCTGAGGTGTTGGAAACAACGACCCTAGGCCCTAGCGGCACTGAGCGTTAACGGCACGGCACTCGGGCTGATTTTGCATTCCCCCCGTTAAAGTAAGGGAGCAGCAATCGATCACATCGATTAATATCGGCCATAAAACACAGTCAAGGACAGGAAAGTTTCTGTGCCATTAAGAGAGCGAACTGAtcggggaaaaaaaaaacaaaatttaaaaaattgaagaaaataattgaccaaaaaggaaccTACCTATTTTACCACCTTTGATGctttacaaaataattttacaacacGCGCTGATAAAGAgaaaagacgaaaaaaggaaaacacattaATAAAATGCCATTAGCGTGTCATCAAAATCTTCACCTGAAAGTGTTAATTTACtcaataaaaaagtttaaattaccataattttttttctttctcttcttcctcctttcaaaaaaaagtttaattaaaatataaaaatacaataacaaaaaagtattacttgaaaatgaaacaaatggaGCTGATTTATTAAGCGTAAGGAAGCAAAGTATCATGAAGGAACGCTCAGACGTTATACATAACGATCTATAcaattaaatgcaaatttttaagGCAATATTAATGTCAAACGTTTGTTACAACTGTTTTTTGAAtggatttttgaaataaaacagtcACTTTTTTGCAAGGGGAGTCACTTATGCGGTTCTATTGTTCTGTCCCATTTCCACTGCACCACCGGTTGCTCCATATTGGTTGGGACCATTTTGTACTTGCAACATTTGTATGTATTCTGGCACGTCATAGTTCGCATAATACGCCGATTGTTGTGGGTGTAATCCACCTGGTGCTGGTTGcggtggcggcggtggcggtggcggcggcggcgacggcgacggtggtggtggtggtggtggtagtggtggtggtgatggtaacGGTCGTGGTACGCGTGGTGGATAATAGATTATCGGGTTTAGCGGACAACCAACCTGTGCGTAATGGATGCCGGGATACTGATTGTTTGGCTGCCCCTTAAGTACGTACGGTTGTGGTGCCCTAGCGTTTACAGTCACGGACACGGAATCGAACGGATATTGCACCGTTTCTCGTTCCCTCAGTTCCTGCAGCGACAGTTGGACCGTCGGCTGCGGGCTTGGCTGATAATACACTTTATTACCGTCGGGAAGGATGATTTCGTACGCGTCTTGTTGCCTTGGTGTTGGTCCGTTGAATACGGTACGATGTTGTGGTTCGCGCGGTTGCGGCAattgttgttgcagctgcgccatgtaatgatgatgttgttggcGCTGCAGcaattgttgatgttgttgctgctgttgcaactGTGccaactgttgttgttgttgttggcacTGTAGCATTTGTTGTTGGCGCTGTAGgaaatgttgttgctgttcctgttgttgctgctgttgctcttgttgctgctgttgtagtTGGCACGGTAGcacttgctgttgctgctgttgctcttgttgctgctgttgtagtTGTGccaactgttgttgttgttggcacTGTAgcatttgttgttgctgctgttgctcttgttgctgctgttgctcctgttgctgctgttgttgttggcacGGTAGCATTTGTAGTTgcggctgttgctgctgttgtagtTGTGccaactgttgttgttgttggcacTGTAgcaattgttgttgttgctgttgctcttgttgctgctgttgtagtTGTGccaactgttgttgttgttgacaCTGTAGGAAATGTTGTTGCGGCTGTTGctcttgttgctgctgttgtagtTGTCccaactgttgttgttgttggcacTGCAGcaattgttgctgttgttgttgttgctgttgttgccaaTACTGCTTCTCTTCCTCTTGCTGCTGGTTTTCCGTTTGTTCCGCTTGATGTTGTTGtgcttgttgttgctgttgcagccggtgttgttgctgctgctgcagccaatgttgctgctgtttccAATGGTATTTCGGCTGCCGCTTGTGCGGCGGTACTGGCTGCAGTTGCCAATATTTCTGCTGCTTCGCACAACGATTCCCCTGCGGGAACTTCCTCGGATAACGCGAATTATTGCCGACATGGTACCATTTCGGGTAGTACGACACACCCAGCGGTGTAGCTTCCAGCCACGGGCGGGAACTGTTATCGCGGGATGCAGGCGGTACACACCGTCctgttgttgtgatttttttagtGTTTCGTACAGCATGTGCCGGGAAGAAAGATGGCGCATTTGGACATAATTCACGGGCCGCAAATTCTAACGCTGCCTCCAAGATTGCCGGTGGATAGTGGCCATCATCATACTTAATGTCGTCCACCGGTTCTGGCTGCTtcgactgctgctgctgcgtcgTTTCTGCACCCGACCCAACCGGCTCGGCTGCCGGTGTGATGCTGATCTTCTGCATTTGTTGTCCGAGTTGTTCGATCAGGGGGTCGTTGCAGGATGGGTTTTCACGCCCACTGTTACCCCATTGTGTCACATGGGCGTAACTAAGTTCCGGGCTCACTGTCGCATACGAATTGGGTTCTTTTTTCGCTGGCGATGCCTTTTTCTCTACCTTTGCTGGATCATCATTAGTCAAGTTGTGTTCGAACGAATGATTCAAACCACACAGCTGCTGGCCGGCTGGCACACTTAAATCCACCTCCCGATAGGCGGATGGGTTTTTGTCCATCTCTTCCAACGCCGGCATTACGGAAAAACAGAATGCACAATATGCAGGAGAATATTTTTTGGACGACATGTTCACaacggttttttcttcttcttcttttcacccaaaatcACGTAATGTAACACACATATAACAGGCGGTTAACCAGGGTGGGGGAAAATCCAATATTTCCAAGAGCACAACCGAAACTTCTAACCAACGTGGTAAAAGACTCGACCAGAAATGGAGCGTGCAGTGCAACTAATGCCGATCATCCTACACGCGTCATTACGCACGTGCACATATACCAACGCACCAGTTGCGAGCTTGTCATCCGGTTGTGAAAGAACCAATATCCAACAGCACACACACGTAACTAGATAATGGCGATGCGAGCGCCCTTGTTTTCGCACACTACTGTCTTGTCATTCACCAGGTAATGCGAAGATCGAATCCGTTTCGGTCAGTATGTCCACGTTACTCGTTCACACAATCCACATTACAGTTTCATCCAAATTCCAACGTATTAGGACACGCGCCGCGcgcaatatttatttctttgggtttttttgggctTCTTTCACCCTCCAACGCGCACACGcagttttaatatatttcacCAAACCGTCGCGATGTAATGCGGGTGTAATGCGGAAGTGTGAGCGACGCACCACAAGGTTTACACACACggttattctttgtttttgggggttttgttgttcgttTCGCGCTCCTGGAAGTTTCGCTGCAGTGTGAGCAACGCACACCAAGTCACTGCCGAAGGGTTTCACGCCCGTACACCGgatgtgtgagtgtgagtgGAACAGCAAAAATGTCGTCTGCTTTCGCGTGCGGTAGAACggcgaatgtgtgtgtgagagagagagagcgaaagcaGCCCTTCATTCACCCGACGCACACAGTGAAACGCGGGTACGGGTCACGCACACAAACGTACCACATCCGCTCGATGGTGTTGGTGTGCGTatatgcgcgcgcgtgtgtgtgtgtagggtACGGTGAGAGAAATTCTGCTTCGGCAGAGGGAGAACAACGCCCCCCGTTTTAACGTCTGCGTTGATCTTCACAGCATGGAGACACCGGTTAATTGTGTTCGTATTAttccaccctttttttgttagtgtgTGCGATTTCTTTTACCTTTCACGTGCTATTGAATCGGTTTTCAGCGCCTGCTTGTCTGAGATTAGAATCGATCTTATGGGGAAtgggaaatgaaattgaaagtgaagttttttttctcgttttaccgtgatttaaagcattttaaacagttttataCGTACCGACAGTGcagaaaagggttttttttagaatttagtTCGTTTCgcgttattttatttatttaatcgcTTTGTTTGGAGCAAACCTCATTTGATAACTCTAGGCGCATCTTAAGGATGTCGGTCTATGAttttgagtttcttttttttctaaatgttcAGTAGCGCGGTGAAACGTTTGTGTGAGAGTGTACAGTTCGTTCGCTGTTCCGTtgtggtgtgaaaggcgcggaacGGAAAGGAACAGTTACGGACCAAAAAAAGCGCAATCGTTTCGTATCAACTGTCATTGGAATGCAGTTGGGATGTCAAAAGTACATCTACCGTGCGTTGTTCCTGTTTTTGCGAAAGTTGTGTGTCGACGGCTGGTGTTGTGCAAAGCAACATGTTTTCCAtgcaattattaaaaatacgGCCTTATATGGaatgtaagtgaaaaaagtgcaaaacagTGAAGAAACGAAAGATGCTCCAAGACGTTAGAAGCAGCTGTACAAGGAAGGAAGGTGAAACTGAACGTGGCAGATCATGATGATGAGACCTGGGCCATCATTCAGCTCGATACAGCTAAGTATgatgcaattattttttttttttgatagttttttcTCATCTCATTAGCGAATAAATATGTGTTTATTGCCTAATAACTGTTCTTCAAAAAATTGGATACAGTTGGCAAATACTGAAAGAcaggctttccttgactttatttaaacCTTAGCTAGGGATAATTAGTTCTGGGAAGGTTTTTccctggatgggatttgatccgcGGGTCCTATCATGTAGAGATCAGCGCCTTTACGCCGGTGTCCATCACTGGGCCAAGTTCACTCTAACAGtaattttatctctctctatctttctctctctctgttgttGGATTTTAACGCCCTATTAGGTCACTTCTTCCTAGATTTTTACGGGGGACACTTTGGATTGGACTGGTTCCCCAGTCCTGTTGTGTAGAGATCGGCGCTTTTACCATCTCTATAACCGGGCCAACTTCACCCTAACAGTAATTAACGCCTTCGAATTGAGAACATCAAGCATTAAGTGCACTTAACATTCCTTTAAATTCTTAtctctaaaataataattaaacagATACAGCTTAAATTATCACTTTAAAGGCGCTAACGGAAGCGCTCAATGTTTCGATGacaaagacaacaaaaaagaccCTCGATTATCGCTCGATCATTAGATCATCAGATATCAGAGTTACACGTCGAATAGTATGTCTTTGTTTAAGCACACGCAACATACTGgaggaatttgtttttcttaccaGAAGAACGAGTTCTACATGCGCGTTCGATATGCGAGAGAAACCTTCTAATAGGTTCTCCTAAGATTTTTTTCGCTGACACATTTTTGCTGTAGATGAAGAGATTACACTTTAGACGTATAAGCTACAGAAACCTCAAAGACTGCGAACATTGTTGAAGGATAGTCTAAACATCTGACATCATTGGCGGGAGCGGGAataaaatgacaaacaaaaagagagaATGAATGGCAAAGTGAGAGCGGAAAGATATTGATCGTTCGGCTACTTTTTCGTCCCTTCGACTACTTCCGGatggttttataaaacaatccAAGAAAAGTGTACGAAAAACAAGAAGTagtgggatttttttgtttttattccatcATAATACTTTTGTTGCCTATACAAGAAATCTAAAACTTTGCACCAGTCTGATACTTTCAGTGGCACGATGAAACGTTAGCTGTTCCGGCCAAGCTCGTGCCAGCCCCCTATCATCCTGGTTCCATTTCACTCGGTTTCGGGAGACAGCAGTTAGATACTCTTCTTGATGGTTGGGGTCCCAAATTCGCAATGCCAATGGCGTAAGccctgtttaaaaaaaatcatcacaaaCAGGGTAGATTGTGCAGGGTTCTCCACTTACTtccggaagcaaaaaaaaaaaacaaattttgctttacatacCTTTGTGGCATCCCAATCGACCCAGCAGCTATCCTTTAGGCCAAGTGCTTCACATGTGGTGCACAGGTGAAAAGCATA is part of the Anopheles funestus chromosome X, idAnoFuneDA-416_04, whole genome shotgun sequence genome and encodes:
- the LOC125761875 gene encoding putative uncharacterized protein DDB_G0271606, with protein sequence MPALEEMDKNPSAYREVDLSVPAGQQLCGLNHSFEHNLTNDDPAKVEKKASPAKKEPNSYATVSPELSYAHVTQWGNSGRENPSCNDPLIEQLGQQMQKISITPAAEPVGSGAETTQQQQSKQPEPVDDIKYDDGHYPPAILEAALEFAARELCPNAPSFFPAHAQQEEEKQYWQQQQQQQQQQLLQCQQQQQLGQLQQQQQEQQPQQHFLQCQQQQQLAQLQQQQQEQQQQQQLLQCQQQQQLCQQQQQQLAQLQQQQQHQQLLQRQQHHHYMAQLQQQLPQPREPQHRTVFNGPTPRQQDAYEIILPDGNKVYYQPSPQPTVQLSLQELRERETVQYPFDSVSVTVNARAPQPIASGPMAMEFESRVWQLLERIDNADTVPDFYSIESDIDTLRLEIDEVLRLESILKQTDQQPLEE